In one Rhodococcus sp. B50 genomic region, the following are encoded:
- a CDS encoding GvpL/GvpF family gas vesicle protein, with amino-acid sequence MTDTTGVWMYAVTDGTLAGDETEAASGVAGEQVRTVHEGGLTAVVGTVPLDDFGEAALARNLEDLDWLEKVARAHDSVVADLARHVSVVPLRLATVCLDDARVRALLAEHREQFSSALTLVTGRTEWGVKAFADRKTLTAAVAESDAGKAGSGSGTAYLLRRRAQLAAQESVERDAAARADEIHDRLLRTSAAGRRGAPTDPALSGSHEWMLLNGTYLVDDDRADEFRSVVEELGSRFPGIRLEMSGPWPPYSFAGAERISP; translated from the coding sequence GTGACTGATACGACCGGCGTGTGGATGTACGCCGTGACCGACGGAACGCTCGCCGGTGACGAGACCGAGGCCGCCTCCGGTGTGGCCGGCGAACAGGTCCGCACGGTGCACGAAGGGGGATTGACCGCCGTGGTCGGGACGGTACCTCTGGACGACTTCGGCGAGGCCGCGCTGGCCCGCAATCTGGAGGACCTGGACTGGCTGGAAAAGGTGGCGCGTGCCCATGATTCGGTTGTCGCCGATCTGGCGCGGCACGTATCGGTCGTACCGCTCCGACTCGCGACCGTATGTCTCGACGACGCACGAGTGCGCGCCCTCCTGGCCGAGCACAGGGAGCAGTTCTCGTCGGCGCTCACCCTCGTCACGGGACGCACCGAGTGGGGTGTCAAGGCGTTCGCGGACCGAAAGACGCTGACCGCGGCCGTTGCCGAATCCGACGCGGGCAAAGCAGGTTCCGGAAGCGGCACGGCCTATCTGCTCCGACGCCGCGCCCAACTGGCCGCGCAGGAGAGCGTGGAACGCGACGCTGCCGCGCGTGCGGACGAGATCCACGATCGGCTGCTGCGGACATCCGCGGCGGGCCGCCGTGGCGCACCGACCGATCCGGCGCTGAGCGGAAGCCACGAATGGATGCTGCTCAACGGGACGTATCTCGTCGACGACGATCGGGCCGACGAATTCCGCTCCGTAGTAGAGGAACTCGGGTCGCGGTTTCCGGGAATACGTCTCGAGATGAGTGGCCCGTGGCCCCCCTATTCGTTCGCCGGAGCAGAACGGATATCACCGTGA
- a CDS encoding gas vesicle protein produces the protein MRYADGSVDEERRIALIDLLDRVLSGGVVITGDITLSIADIDLVRISLRALISSISTLSVPGIDAPVPRGAREGT, from the coding sequence GTGAGGTATGCCGACGGGTCGGTGGACGAGGAGCGGCGGATCGCACTGATCGATCTGCTGGATCGAGTGCTGTCCGGGGGAGTGGTCATCACCGGCGACATCACATTGTCGATCGCTGACATCGATCTCGTGCGGATCTCGTTGCGCGCACTGATCTCGTCGATCAGCACCCTGTCCGTTCCGGGAATCGACGCCCCGGTGCCCCGAGGGGCGAGGGAGGGCACGTGA
- a CDS encoding GvpL/GvpF family gas vesicle protein — MSTEQTERSDQDGNDETVTTTAIYVYGIVPSDVEPEDHAEGVGNPPAQISVVRSGGIAALVSEIPTDRALGTPDDLKAHAALLDGTVAVAPVLPLRFGAVLTDRDAVAEELLEGHEDELASALEQLEGLAQFVVKGRYDERSILQEILEENSDAAQLREQIRGQSEDATREARMALGEIINATIEAKRNEDTRRTVEALSSLDPMVNERQPTHEQDAVHIAILVELERQDELERILRELGQEWEGRVDISLIGPMAAYDFVAKSEPGEEG; from the coding sequence ATGTCCACCGAACAGACCGAACGATCCGATCAGGATGGCAACGACGAAACCGTCACGACCACTGCGATATACGTGTACGGAATCGTGCCGTCGGATGTGGAACCGGAAGATCACGCGGAGGGCGTGGGCAATCCACCCGCGCAGATCTCGGTCGTCCGCTCCGGAGGTATCGCCGCTCTGGTGAGCGAGATTCCGACCGACCGGGCACTGGGCACACCGGATGACCTCAAGGCACATGCCGCACTGCTCGACGGGACCGTGGCCGTCGCACCGGTCCTGCCGCTCAGATTCGGTGCTGTCCTCACCGACCGAGATGCGGTGGCCGAGGAGTTGCTCGAGGGGCACGAGGACGAACTCGCCTCGGCGTTGGAGCAACTCGAGGGTCTCGCCCAGTTCGTCGTGAAGGGGCGGTACGACGAGAGGTCGATCCTCCAGGAGATTCTCGAAGAGAACTCCGACGCCGCACAGTTGCGGGAACAGATCCGGGGACAGTCCGAGGATGCAACCCGCGAGGCCCGGATGGCACTCGGGGAGATCATCAACGCGACGATCGAAGCCAAGCGGAACGAGGACACGCGTCGCACGGTCGAGGCTTTGTCCTCTCTCGACCCGATGGTCAACGAACGGCAACCCACGCACGAGCAGGACGCAGTCCACATCGCCATCCTCGTCGAGCTCGAGCGGCAGGACGAACTCGAGCGGATTCTCCGAGAGCTGGGACAGGAATGGGAAGGCCGAGTGGACATCTCGTTGATCGGACCGATGGCGGCCTACGACTTCGTGGCGAAATCGGAGCCGGGAGAGGAGGGGTGA
- the gvpJ gene encoding gas vesicle protein GvpJ, with translation MTVVGGGGTSSPQPYGGGGRSTNLGDILERVLDKGLVIAGDIQVNLLDIELLTIKLRLVIASLETAKAVGIDWWESDPWLTSKPRTPEVDSSRAELELENRQLRERLAALEAATEAEPAEIVDEEDRD, from the coding sequence ATGACGGTCGTGGGTGGAGGCGGCACGTCGTCGCCGCAACCCTACGGGGGCGGCGGACGATCGACCAATCTCGGCGACATCCTCGAAAGAGTCCTCGACAAGGGATTGGTGATCGCCGGCGACATCCAGGTGAACCTGCTCGACATCGAGCTACTCACCATCAAACTCCGCCTCGTCATCGCCTCGCTCGAGACGGCCAAGGCCGTCGGAATCGACTGGTGGGAGAGCGATCCGTGGTTGACGAGCAAACCACGCACACCCGAGGTCGATTCGAGCCGGGCGGAACTCGAGTTGGAGAACCGGCAACTGCGCGAGCGGCTGGCCGCGCTCGAGGCGGCCACGGAAGCGGAACCGGCGGAGATCGTGGACGAGGAGGACCGTGACTGA
- the gvpJ gene encoding gas vesicle protein GvpJ has product MTIQPAGGGGGGGMARPNSSGLADVIDTILDKGLVIDAFVRVSLVGIELLTIDARVVVASVDTYLRFAEAVNRLEISDNEPKGLPDLVGDITSGGSKHKTKGALEAAGEKVSEFLGDVQEQRQPARRSRRGDD; this is encoded by the coding sequence ATGACCATCCAACCTGCAGGAGGCGGCGGCGGGGGTGGCATGGCCCGCCCCAACTCGTCCGGCCTCGCCGACGTCATCGACACGATCCTGGACAAGGGACTCGTCATCGACGCATTCGTGCGAGTCTCACTCGTCGGTATCGAACTGCTCACCATCGACGCCCGCGTCGTCGTCGCCAGTGTCGACACATATCTGCGGTTCGCGGAAGCGGTCAACCGGCTGGAGATCTCCGACAACGAGCCGAAAGGTCTGCCGGATCTCGTCGGCGACATCACGTCGGGCGGATCGAAACACAAGACGAAGGGAGCACTCGAGGCTGCGGGGGAGAAGGTCAGCGAGTTTCTCGGGGACGTGCAGGAACAACGGCAGCCTGCTCGGCGATCACGCAGGGGTGATGATTGA
- a CDS encoding acyl-CoA dehydrogenase family protein — translation MNFELDTEQDMLRATVRDLLSGAYDVESRNRVAESDLGWNRDVWKQLAELGVLGLPFAEEHGGMGAGPVEVMAVMTEIGRALAPEPVLDCVYLPGRLVAEVGTDAQRSDIIPRLSEGTALLAFAHDEPGSRWPHTEVATTAARDGDSWTLSGRKNPVLHGDCADTLIVSAKLPEGGIGLFVVDAGADGLTRTPYRTHDERRGAQVVLENVAATSLGEGADASTAIITAQVHAQAALCAETVGALDSSVQLTTSYLKQRKQFGVPLSMFQALTHRAADMYVLYELASSMSLYATMALADGIVDPTIASRAKLQVGRSARKIGQESVQMHGGIGVTAEHSIGHYLSRLTAIEHTLGTMDDHLRVLAGGVKDYELVEIAGM, via the coding sequence ATGAATTTCGAACTCGACACCGAACAGGACATGCTCCGCGCGACCGTCCGCGACCTGCTCTCGGGCGCGTACGACGTCGAGTCGCGCAACCGGGTAGCCGAGAGCGACCTGGGATGGAACCGCGACGTGTGGAAGCAGCTCGCCGAACTCGGCGTGCTCGGCCTGCCCTTCGCGGAGGAGCACGGCGGTATGGGAGCCGGACCGGTGGAGGTCATGGCCGTCATGACCGAGATCGGTCGTGCCCTCGCACCCGAGCCCGTCCTCGACTGCGTCTACCTCCCAGGCCGGCTCGTCGCCGAGGTCGGCACCGACGCGCAGCGCTCCGACATCATCCCGCGACTGTCCGAGGGCACCGCGCTCCTCGCGTTCGCACACGACGAGCCGGGCAGCCGCTGGCCGCACACCGAGGTGGCCACCACCGCAGCGCGCGACGGCGACTCCTGGACGTTGTCCGGACGCAAGAACCCTGTGCTGCACGGTGATTGCGCCGACACACTGATCGTCTCCGCGAAGCTCCCGGAGGGCGGCATCGGCCTGTTCGTCGTCGACGCAGGAGCCGACGGTCTCACCCGCACGCCGTACCGCACCCACGACGAGCGTCGCGGTGCGCAGGTGGTGCTCGAGAACGTCGCGGCCACCTCGCTCGGCGAGGGGGCCGACGCGTCGACGGCGATCATCACAGCGCAGGTGCACGCGCAGGCGGCGCTGTGTGCCGAGACGGTCGGTGCACTCGACTCCTCGGTGCAGCTGACGACGAGCTACCTCAAGCAGCGCAAGCAGTTCGGTGTGCCGCTGTCGATGTTCCAGGCACTCACCCACCGTGCAGCCGACATGTACGTGCTGTACGAGCTGGCGTCGAGCATGAGCCTGTATGCGACGATGGCGCTCGCCGACGGCATCGTCGACCCGACCATCGCGTCGCGTGCCAAGCTGCAGGTCGGTCGGTCCGCACGCAAGATCGGCCAGGAGTCGGTGCAGATGCACGGCGGTATCGGCGTCACCGCCGAGCACTCCATCGGCCACTACCTGAGTCGCCTGACCGCGATCGAGCACACCCTCGGCACCATGGACGATCACCTTCGGGTGCTCGCCGGCGGTGTGAAGGACTACGAACTCGTGGAGATCGCCGGAATGTGA
- a CDS encoding TIGR04338 family metallohydrolase, protein MTKVRDTRRTAVYESESIVRKMLDRADERGLRTVEIAGSHVTLPVERRFASIASVQDYIDAVLGLDWVRMRWERAAVPVRVRARAGNAAAHYERDCATIALPEHRVNTAWAFREMVVLHELAHHLDPQDPDDATEGAHGPAFVDRFLTLVGEIIGPEAAFALQATGITAPAGPGR, encoded by the coding sequence GTGACCAAGGTGCGCGATACCCGCAGAACCGCTGTGTACGAATCGGAGTCGATCGTACGAAAGATGCTCGATCGCGCCGACGAACGAGGCCTGAGGACCGTCGAGATCGCCGGCTCCCACGTCACACTTCCGGTCGAGAGACGATTCGCCTCCATCGCCTCGGTCCAGGACTACATCGATGCCGTGCTCGGCCTCGACTGGGTGCGCATGCGGTGGGAGCGCGCCGCCGTGCCCGTGCGCGTGCGGGCCCGGGCCGGCAACGCGGCGGCGCACTACGAACGCGATTGCGCGACGATCGCCCTTCCCGAGCACCGCGTGAACACCGCGTGGGCGTTCCGCGAGATGGTCGTGCTGCACGAACTCGCGCACCATCTCGATCCACAGGATCCGGACGACGCCACCGAGGGCGCCCACGGTCCGGCCTTCGTCGACCGCTTCCTCACCCTCGTCGGCGAAATCATCGGCCCGGAAGCGGCATTCGCGTTACAGGCCACGGGAATCACCGCTCCGGCCGGGCCGGGCCGATAG
- a CDS encoding DUF2786 domain-containing protein gives MSSDKMLSRIGGLLRQAESTDNPHEADAFLAAAQRLATSASIDLAVARSHTAAKERRATPVQRLITIGETGKKGLRTYAQLFIAIAAANDVQCDITANSTVIYAYGFADDIDVCEALYSSLLVQMVRASDAYLREGTYRAESTVRTVVEERGGRRVRTRVRKPVAAVTARLNFQSAFAARIGARLTEAKQEIEREAETSAPGTALVLRGKSLELHDFYSSTSQARGSWRGNRAPSARSADAQRAGDRAGRAARLGTAPELPSASRKLER, from the coding sequence GTGAGTTCGGACAAGATGTTGAGCCGTATCGGCGGGTTGCTCCGCCAGGCGGAGTCCACCGACAACCCTCACGAGGCCGACGCCTTCCTCGCCGCAGCACAGCGACTCGCGACGTCCGCCTCGATCGATCTGGCGGTCGCGCGCAGCCACACCGCGGCGAAGGAACGCCGTGCAACCCCCGTCCAGCGACTGATCACCATCGGTGAGACGGGTAAGAAGGGACTGCGTACCTACGCACAGTTGTTCATCGCGATCGCCGCGGCCAACGATGTGCAGTGCGACATCACCGCGAACTCCACTGTCATCTACGCCTACGGCTTCGCCGACGACATCGACGTCTGCGAGGCCCTGTACTCCTCCCTCCTGGTGCAGATGGTCCGGGCGTCCGACGCGTATCTGCGTGAGGGCACCTACCGGGCGGAGAGCACGGTGCGCACCGTCGTCGAGGAGCGCGGCGGCCGACGTGTGCGCACACGCGTGCGCAAACCCGTTGCCGCGGTGACCGCCCGGCTGAACTTCCAGTCGGCGTTCGCTGCCCGGATCGGCGCCAGGCTGACCGAGGCGAAGCAGGAGATCGAACGCGAGGCGGAAACATCCGCGCCGGGCACGGCGTTGGTGTTGCGTGGGAAGAGTCTGGAACTCCACGACTTCTACAGCAGCACGTCGCAGGCGCGGGGCAGTTGGCGGGGCAACCGGGCACCGTCGGCGCGCTCGGCCGACGCTCAGCGCGCGGGCGACCGCGCCGGACGGGCGGCACGACTGGGAACGGCACCCGAACTGCCGTCGGCTTCGAGGAAACTGGAACGGTGA
- a CDS encoding gas vesicle protein GvpG, whose translation MGLLSSLFTLPLAPVKGVMWLGEIIQEQVEQQLHDPANVRRELEQIEEAAEAGELTPEEKDEAQQAVLNRMISRGGSAPGEGKG comes from the coding sequence ATGGGACTGTTGTCATCCCTGTTCACGTTGCCTCTCGCTCCGGTGAAGGGCGTGATGTGGCTCGGAGAGATCATCCAGGAGCAGGTCGAACAGCAGCTGCACGATCCGGCCAACGTACGACGCGAACTCGAGCAGATCGAGGAGGCGGCGGAAGCCGGCGAACTGACGCCCGAGGAGAAGGACGAGGCGCAGCAGGCCGTGCTCAACCGGATGATCTCCCGCGGTGGATCCGCTCCCGGCGAGGGAAAGGGGTGA
- the gvpO gene encoding gas vesicle protein GvpO, giving the protein MARDTGPPAISAAEAASAALTHLKELTSKEAQGVTSIEPTEDGWVVEVEVVEDRRIPSSADMLALYEVEIDLDGELLAYRRTRRYGRGSSDIGARAGT; this is encoded by the coding sequence GTGGCGAGAGATACCGGTCCGCCCGCGATCTCGGCGGCCGAGGCCGCATCGGCGGCCCTCACCCACCTGAAGGAGCTGACCTCGAAGGAAGCTCAGGGTGTCACCTCCATAGAACCCACCGAGGACGGATGGGTCGTCGAGGTGGAAGTCGTGGAGGACAGGCGGATACCCTCGTCGGCCGACATGCTCGCGCTCTACGAGGTGGAGATCGATCTGGACGGTGAGCTGCTCGCGTATCGGCGAACCCGGCGCTACGGACGCGGGAGCAGCGATATCGGCGCGAGGGCCGGGACATGA
- a CDS encoding gas vesicle protein K codes for MSESASFPSRIDADPESVERGLVTLVLTLVELLRQLMERQALHRVDAGDLTDEQIERLGTTLMLLEQRMAELRDHFGLTPEDLNIDLGPLGTLLPRE; via the coding sequence GTGAGCGAATCCGCGAGCTTCCCGTCACGTATCGACGCCGATCCCGAATCCGTGGAACGGGGCCTGGTGACCCTGGTGCTCACACTGGTCGAACTGCTCCGGCAACTCATGGAGCGCCAGGCACTGCACCGCGTGGACGCAGGGGATCTCACCGATGAGCAGATCGAGCGCCTCGGAACGACGCTGATGCTGCTCGAGCAGCGCATGGCGGAGCTGCGCGACCATTTCGGGCTCACCCCCGAGGATCTCAATATCGATCTCGGTCCGCTGGGGACACTGCTGCCCCGGGAGTGA
- a CDS encoding TetR/AcrR family transcriptional regulator yields the protein MARPRTPLLSRELIRDVTLRLVDEHGLDAVSMRRIAAELGVRAPSLYSHYATKEQLLDDIADAIGESVDVSAFAGDDWQEALRRWARTYRDALAAHPNMVPFLAASPGTRPVSLQASDAIHGGLTRAGWPPRFATMIGASIKYIVIGSAITSFAGGFDDHIDTYNERYPHLSQAHRLREYAAEIDSDSFDLILESFLHELTRRFETLTPDRLTTSGSPGAAKVSEGDDET from the coding sequence ATGGCGCGCCCACGCACGCCTCTGCTCAGCCGTGAACTCATCCGCGACGTCACGCTGCGACTCGTGGACGAACACGGCCTCGATGCCGTATCGATGCGCCGGATCGCCGCCGAACTCGGTGTGCGCGCCCCGTCGCTCTACAGCCACTACGCCACCAAGGAACAACTGCTCGACGACATCGCCGACGCCATCGGCGAATCGGTCGACGTCAGCGCGTTCGCCGGCGACGACTGGCAGGAAGCACTACGCCGCTGGGCCCGCACCTACCGGGACGCGCTCGCCGCGCACCCGAACATGGTTCCCTTTCTCGCCGCGAGCCCCGGCACCCGGCCCGTCTCCCTCCAGGCGTCCGACGCCATCCACGGCGGTCTCACGCGCGCCGGCTGGCCACCACGGTTCGCGACGATGATCGGCGCCTCGATCAAGTACATCGTCATCGGCTCCGCGATCACGTCGTTCGCGGGGGGATTCGACGATCACATCGACACCTACAACGAGCGCTATCCGCATCTGTCGCAGGCGCATCGGCTCCGCGAGTACGCTGCCGAGATCGACTCGGACAGTTTCGATCTCATTCTGGAATCGTTCCTGCACGAGCTCACCCGCCGATTCGAGACGCTGACGCCGGACCGCCTGACCACCTCCGGATCCCCTGGTGCGGCGAAAGTCTCCGAAGGGGACGACGAGACATGA
- a CDS encoding acyl-CoA dehydrogenase family protein, translating into MNLKLTEEERAFRDELRTFFTTEIPADVRAKTASGTPLGKDDYVAVQRILHSRGLAVPNWPVEWGGQDWTPMQRNIWLSELQLASVPDPLPFNASMIGPVIAQFGSQEMKERFLPATANLDIWWCQGFSEPEAGSDLASLKTRAVRDGDDYIVNGQKTWTTLAQHADWIFCLVRTDPNAKKQAGISMLLFPMDTPGVTRRPIKLIDGGYEVNEVFFEDVRVPAENLVGEENTGWTQAKFLLGNERTGIARVGATKVKLARAKSFAAETRLGSGSLLDDPIFAARLAELENELLALELTQLRVVAGSADGKPNPASSLLKMRGSELQQAATELLVDIAGPDSLPAGEADIDSPDWARLTTPTYLNNRKVTIYGGSNEVQRSIIASSILGL; encoded by the coding sequence ATGAACCTGAAGCTCACCGAGGAGGAGCGCGCGTTCCGCGACGAGCTGCGCACCTTCTTCACCACCGAGATCCCCGCCGACGTGCGCGCGAAGACCGCGTCCGGCACCCCGCTGGGCAAGGACGACTACGTCGCTGTCCAGCGCATCCTGCATTCACGGGGACTCGCCGTCCCCAACTGGCCCGTCGAGTGGGGCGGCCAGGACTGGACGCCGATGCAACGCAACATCTGGCTCAGCGAGCTGCAGCTCGCGTCGGTACCCGACCCGTTGCCCTTCAACGCGTCGATGATCGGCCCGGTCATCGCCCAGTTCGGTTCGCAGGAGATGAAGGAACGCTTCCTTCCCGCCACCGCGAACCTCGACATCTGGTGGTGCCAGGGCTTCTCCGAGCCCGAGGCCGGTTCCGACCTCGCCTCCCTCAAGACCCGCGCCGTCCGCGACGGTGACGACTACATCGTCAACGGGCAGAAGACGTGGACGACGCTCGCGCAGCACGCCGACTGGATCTTCTGCCTCGTGCGTACCGATCCGAACGCGAAGAAGCAGGCCGGCATCTCGATGCTGCTCTTCCCGATGGACACCCCTGGTGTCACCCGTCGTCCGATCAAGCTGATCGACGGAGGTTACGAGGTCAACGAGGTCTTCTTCGAGGACGTGCGGGTTCCCGCCGAGAACCTCGTCGGCGAGGAGAACACCGGCTGGACGCAGGCGAAGTTCCTGCTCGGCAACGAGCGCACCGGCATCGCCCGGGTCGGTGCCACCAAGGTCAAGCTCGCGCGGGCGAAGTCCTTCGCGGCCGAGACCCGCCTCGGCAGCGGATCGCTGCTCGACGACCCGATCTTCGCGGCACGCCTGGCCGAACTCGAGAACGAACTGCTCGCTCTCGAGCTCACCCAGTTGCGCGTCGTCGCCGGCTCCGCCGACGGCAAGCCCAACCCGGCGTCGTCGCTGCTCAAGATGCGCGGTTCCGAGCTGCAGCAGGCTGCGACCGAGCTGCTCGTCGACATCGCCGGTCCTGATTCGCTGCCCGCCGGTGAGGCCGATATCGACTCGCCCGACTGGGCGCGGCTCACGACGCCGACCTACCTCAACAACCGCAAGGTCACCATCTACGGTGGATCGAACGAGGTCCAGCGTTCGATCATCGCTTCTTCGATTCTCGGACTGTGA
- a CDS encoding SRPBCC family protein produces MARLSDVSGGITDAVGKAGKTATDTAGKAGRTATDTAGKATGGLTGGLQQSLQGLAGTVAQNALSSLSDRVTGTAGRLQDYSEGKGGNLASALTGVDKLAQGDSPLKAAASSGFENLKNTAKDKFQDVKEAVTGGGGGKGGGGKKLKLTNIVESIDVGVPIDLAYDLWTQFADWPKFMKKVEQVEQVQDEKLQWTGKVFWSRRNWESTILEQVPFERIVWRSKGGKGYIDGAVTFHELTPDLTRILLVLEYHPRGLFERTANLWRAVGRRSRLELKHFRRHVMTEAVLHPDDIMGWHGEIRDSEVVKDDETARREEEEREQEETGEDTEEDFGEDTEEDTAGTGEEEDADTSGDEDGMRDEDEDFEEGEGEEEDEESPDDEDLRDEEEDEEDLEDEYPDEEDEATDEEPDEEEDEPEPPRKRAPAKRARATKSTGTRSARSRGSRS; encoded by the coding sequence ATGGCCAGGTTGAGTGATGTGTCCGGCGGAATCACCGACGCGGTAGGCAAGGCCGGGAAGACCGCGACCGATACCGCCGGTAAGGCCGGCCGCACCGCCACGGACACGGCGGGGAAGGCCACGGGCGGACTGACCGGTGGTCTGCAGCAATCGTTGCAGGGCCTCGCGGGAACCGTCGCGCAGAATGCGTTGTCGAGTCTGTCGGACAGGGTCACCGGCACGGCGGGACGATTACAGGATTACTCCGAGGGCAAGGGCGGAAATCTGGCCAGTGCGCTGACGGGTGTCGACAAGCTTGCTCAGGGCGATTCGCCGCTGAAGGCGGCGGCGAGTTCGGGGTTCGAGAACCTGAAGAACACCGCGAAGGACAAGTTCCAGGACGTGAAGGAGGCCGTCACCGGCGGGGGCGGAGGCAAGGGCGGGGGCGGCAAGAAGCTCAAGCTCACCAACATCGTCGAGAGCATCGACGTGGGAGTGCCGATCGACCTCGCCTACGATCTGTGGACCCAGTTCGCCGACTGGCCGAAGTTCATGAAGAAGGTCGAACAGGTCGAACAGGTCCAGGACGAGAAACTCCAATGGACCGGCAAGGTCTTCTGGTCGCGTCGCAACTGGGAATCCACAATCCTCGAGCAGGTGCCGTTCGAACGGATCGTGTGGCGTTCCAAGGGCGGCAAGGGTTACATCGACGGCGCGGTGACCTTCCACGAACTCACACCGGATCTCACCCGGATCCTCCTGGTGCTCGAGTATCACCCAAGGGGCCTGTTCGAGCGCACCGCGAACCTGTGGCGGGCGGTGGGTCGCCGGTCCCGCCTGGAACTGAAGCACTTCCGGCGCCACGTCATGACCGAAGCCGTGCTGCATCCCGACGACATCATGGGCTGGCACGGAGAGATTCGCGACAGCGAAGTCGTCAAGGACGACGAGACGGCACGCAGAGAGGAAGAGGAACGGGAACAGGAGGAGACCGGCGAGGACACCGAGGAGGACTTCGGCGAGGACACCGAGGAGGACACCGCCGGAACCGGTGAAGAAGAGGACGCCGACACCTCCGGCGACGAGGACGGAATGCGCGACGAGGACGAAGATTTCGAGGAGGGTGAAGGCGAGGAAGAGGACGAGGAGTCACCGGACGACGAGGACCTCCGGGACGAGGAGGAGGACGAGGAGGACCTCGAGGACGAATATCCCGATGAGGAGGACGAGGCGACCGACGAAGAGCCCGACGAAGAAGAGGACGAACCCGAGCCGCCTCGGAAACGTGCTCCCGCCAAACGTGCCCGGGCGACGAAGTCCACCGGTACGCGTTCGGCACGCTCGAGAGGATCCCGCTCATGA